From Thermoplasmata archaeon, one genomic window encodes:
- a CDS encoding CBS domain-containing protein yields MALFAKDIVEKDFLSMAPAASVLEAAKAMAARHHGFVIVEAPMGNPIGIVTEWDVLAKVVAAGRNPADVHLEAVMTPGPLVSVDGKAGIDQVAQTMAEKGTRRVLVVEAGKVIGVIHVQTILARMREYIDSISAQIARGQSPML; encoded by the coding sequence ATGGCCCTGTTCGCAAAGGACATCGTCGAGAAGGACTTCCTCTCGATGGCGCCGGCTGCCTCGGTCCTCGAAGCCGCGAAGGCGATGGCGGCCCGCCACCACGGGTTCGTCATCGTCGAGGCGCCGATGGGGAACCCGATCGGAATCGTCACGGAATGGGATGTCCTTGCGAAGGTCGTCGCGGCGGGACGGAATCCGGCCGACGTGCACCTGGAGGCGGTCATGACGCCCGGCCCGCTCGTGTCCGTCGACGGGAAGGCGGGCATCGACCAGGTCGCGCAGACGATGGCGGAGAAAGGCACGCGGCGGGTCCTGGTCGTCGAGGCCGGCAAGGTCATCGGCGTGATCCACGTGCAAACGATCCTCGCACGGATGCGGGAGTACATCGACTCGATCAGCGCGCAGATCGCCCGCGGCCAGTCGCCGATGCTCTGA
- a CDS encoding TRC40/GET3/ArsA family transport-energizing ATPase, translating into MGLASYFEKKGEAGIVIFAGKGGLGKTTCSAGLSHYMASKRKRKVLCFSTDPQASLSDIFDRDIFGKGQVRVIPNLDVVEIDADRRVADYQAEVKQKILTMYGLSELPPEIEEYIDSTSAEPAMYESATYDAMADLVSTSGHDLYVFDMPPFGHGVRMIAMAEILSKWVGKITEAREKAQEYEAVAATLKGAKISEDEVLKELQEIQAKITRFTDLMVDQRRTSFFMVLIPERMAILDTERALEMFDALGLQMAGLIVNQVYPAELADAKGGEAVEFLRNRTRMQQKYLEEIRSKFAGKVVAVLPMYPREPRGLDMIEKVSQDLLFGPAF; encoded by the coding sequence ATGGGCCTCGCGTCGTACTTCGAGAAGAAAGGCGAGGCGGGGATCGTGATCTTCGCGGGGAAGGGAGGGCTCGGCAAGACGACGTGCAGCGCGGGCCTGAGCCACTACATGGCATCCAAGCGAAAGCGAAAGGTCCTCTGCTTTTCGACCGACCCTCAGGCGAGCCTGAGCGACATCTTCGATCGGGACATCTTCGGCAAGGGTCAGGTCCGCGTGATTCCGAATCTCGATGTCGTCGAGATCGATGCGGACCGACGCGTTGCGGACTACCAGGCCGAGGTCAAGCAGAAGATCCTCACGATGTACGGCCTCTCGGAGCTCCCGCCAGAAATCGAGGAGTACATCGACTCGACATCCGCGGAGCCGGCGATGTACGAGTCCGCCACGTACGACGCGATGGCCGACCTCGTGTCGACGAGCGGCCACGACCTGTACGTGTTCGACATGCCGCCTTTCGGCCACGGCGTGCGGATGATCGCGATGGCGGAGATCCTGAGCAAGTGGGTCGGCAAGATTACGGAGGCGCGGGAGAAGGCGCAGGAGTACGAGGCCGTCGCGGCGACGCTGAAGGGCGCGAAGATCTCCGAGGACGAGGTCCTGAAAGAGCTTCAGGAGATCCAGGCCAAGATCACGCGCTTCACGGACCTCATGGTCGACCAACGCCGGACGTCCTTCTTCATGGTCCTCATCCCGGAGCGAATGGCGATCCTCGACACGGAGCGGGCGCTCGAGATGTTCGATGCGCTGGGCCTGCAAATGGCAGGACTGATTGTGAACCAGGTGTATCCCGCGGAACTCGCCGACGCGAAGGGAGGCGAGGCGGTCGAGTTCCTCCGGAATCGCACACGGATGCAGCAGAAGTACCTCGAGGAGATCCGATCGAAGTTCGCCGGCAAGGTCGTCGCGGTCCTGCCGATGTATCCTCGCGAGCCCCGAGGCCTCGACATGATTGAGAAGGTCTCTCAGGACCTCCTGTTCGGTCCCGCGTTCTAG
- a CDS encoding cyclic 2,3-diphosphoglycerate synthase, whose product MAEPRRVIILGAAGRDFHNFNVYFRDNAAYEVVAFTATQIPGIETRRYPASLAGPRYPDGVPIFPEEDLPRLIERFHAQALVFSYSDVDYAYIGHRIALANAHGADFLLLGAQATMLKAAVPVVAICAVRTGSGKSQTTRRVASILRAHGKKVVVVRHPMPYGDLATQAVERFATYEDLDTYKTTIEEREEYEPHIDKGTVVYAGVDYEKILRQAEREAEIILWDGGNNDTPFFKPDLHIVVADPLRPGHELSYYPGETNVRMADVVVINKVDSATPENVETVKRNVRSLNPDVVMVEAASPITPDDTVPIRGKKVLAIEDGPTLTHGGMEYGAAFIAAERFGAAEVVSAVGHAVGSIKETYKKYPNSRKVLPAMGYGPKQIRELEETIDATPCDLVLSGTPIDLSRVLKTKKPVVHVRYELDEIGHPNLEDVLRDWSFI is encoded by the coding sequence ATGGCCGAGCCGCGCCGCGTGATCATCCTCGGGGCTGCGGGCCGGGACTTCCACAATTTCAACGTCTACTTCCGGGACAACGCGGCGTATGAGGTCGTCGCGTTCACCGCGACGCAAATCCCCGGCATCGAGACTCGCAGGTACCCCGCCTCCCTCGCGGGGCCGAGGTACCCGGACGGCGTCCCGATCTTCCCGGAGGAGGACCTGCCCCGGCTCATCGAGCGGTTCCACGCCCAGGCCCTCGTCTTCTCGTACTCCGATGTCGACTACGCGTACATCGGCCACCGGATCGCCCTGGCGAACGCGCACGGTGCGGACTTCCTCCTCCTCGGGGCGCAGGCGACGATGCTCAAGGCCGCCGTGCCTGTCGTCGCGATCTGCGCCGTCCGCACGGGCAGCGGGAAGAGCCAGACGACGCGCCGCGTCGCGAGCATCTTGCGGGCGCACGGCAAGAAGGTCGTCGTCGTGCGGCACCCGATGCCCTACGGCGACCTCGCGACCCAGGCAGTCGAGCGCTTCGCGACGTACGAGGACCTCGACACGTACAAGACGACGATCGAGGAGCGCGAGGAGTACGAGCCGCATATCGACAAGGGGACGGTCGTCTACGCCGGCGTGGACTACGAGAAGATCCTGCGGCAGGCCGAGCGTGAGGCGGAGATCATCCTCTGGGACGGCGGCAACAACGACACGCCGTTCTTCAAGCCGGACCTGCACATCGTCGTCGCGGACCCGCTCCGGCCGGGCCACGAGCTCTCCTACTATCCGGGCGAGACGAACGTGCGCATGGCGGATGTCGTCGTGATCAACAAGGTCGACTCGGCGACGCCGGAGAATGTCGAGACCGTGAAGCGGAACGTCCGTTCCCTCAACCCGGACGTCGTGATGGTCGAGGCCGCGTCTCCCATCACCCCAGACGACACCGTGCCGATTCGCGGCAAGAAGGTCCTCGCGATCGAGGACGGTCCCACGCTGACGCACGGCGGTATGGAGTACGGCGCGGCGTTCATCGCGGCGGAGCGGTTCGGCGCGGCGGAGGTGGTGAGCGCGGTTGGCCACGCGGTCGGCTCGATCAAGGAGACGTACAAGAAGTACCCGAACTCCCGCAAGGTCTTGCCCGCGATGGGCTACGGCCCGAAGCAGATCCGGGAGCTCGAGGAGACGATCGACGCGACGCCGTGCGACCTCGTACTGAGCGGCACGCCGATCGACCTGAGCCGCGTCCTGAAGACGAAGAAGCCCGTCGTCCACGTGCGATACGAGCTCGACGAGATCGGCCACCCGAACCTCGAGGACGTCCTTCGAGATTGGAGCTTCATCTGA
- a CDS encoding carbon starvation CstA family protein, with the protein MVDFLATPFLWVIATIVLYGIAYWGYAKWIDRNVWRSDAKRTTPAHMYMDGVEYFPTSRYVLWGYQFKSVAALGPILGPFIGITYGWLPALLWIIGGNFFIGWLQDYGAMMLSVRKEGRSFGPITHEFTGARGRTNLLAFVLFYLIIISATFIALIASFWNAFPGTFVATIGILLAGVLCGQLLYRFKVNVFAVTGIGLALVVISIYLGVAVPVSLPWGAWNLPVWAFICAVILYAAAVLPTPMFVQPTNYLAFYPAYAAIILILVGALMTPFWPIQIGSFVIGPGAPISVQMPAGPFWVDPQGILGPIWPILFVAIACGAISGWHSLVSSSSSSKQLDIETDALPVGGGAMLSEGLLALASLIAYMVLAPSFFAGRTNVAAWVAGAVVLTSPFLGNLTTAVLTTFFGLVLIIYALTVQALVTRFFRLVAGETWAEGRFRVFGNKHVSTVVGLGVPWGFAVSGSWWALWLYFGGANQLLAGLAIMLITIHLARTRAPTRYSLIPGVFMIVTTLAALVWQTWTFLYSVWLYTQNDSSWVLRNVRGPIQTDKTYILVAVGINAVFVLVGVVLFAVGVSMAIRLFRSYRASVAEGRIRAPAAADGGELEK; encoded by the coding sequence GTGGTAGACTTTCTGGCAACTCCGTTCTTGTGGGTCATTGCGACGATCGTCCTGTATGGAATCGCGTATTGGGGGTACGCGAAGTGGATCGACCGGAACGTCTGGCGGTCCGACGCGAAGCGGACGACGCCTGCGCACATGTACATGGACGGCGTCGAGTACTTCCCGACGAGTCGGTACGTCCTCTGGGGCTACCAGTTCAAGAGCGTCGCGGCGCTCGGGCCGATCCTCGGCCCGTTCATCGGCATCACCTACGGCTGGTTGCCCGCCCTGCTCTGGATCATCGGCGGGAACTTCTTCATCGGATGGCTGCAAGACTACGGTGCGATGATGCTGTCCGTCCGCAAGGAAGGCCGCTCGTTCGGGCCGATCACCCATGAGTTCACGGGGGCCCGCGGACGGACGAACCTCCTCGCGTTCGTGCTGTTCTACCTCATCATCATCTCGGCGACATTCATCGCCTTGATCGCGTCCTTCTGGAACGCGTTCCCCGGAACGTTCGTCGCGACGATCGGGATCCTCCTTGCCGGCGTGTTGTGCGGCCAGCTCCTGTATCGCTTCAAGGTGAACGTCTTCGCGGTCACCGGAATCGGCCTTGCGCTCGTCGTCATCAGCATCTATCTCGGCGTCGCCGTCCCGGTCTCCCTGCCGTGGGGCGCATGGAATCTCCCGGTGTGGGCCTTCATTTGCGCCGTCATCCTGTATGCGGCCGCCGTCCTGCCGACGCCGATGTTCGTCCAACCGACCAACTATTTGGCGTTCTACCCGGCATACGCGGCGATCATCCTTATCCTGGTCGGCGCGCTCATGACTCCATTCTGGCCAATCCAGATCGGGTCGTTTGTGATCGGACCCGGTGCTCCGATTAGCGTCCAGATGCCCGCGGGACCGTTCTGGGTCGACCCTCAAGGGATCCTCGGACCGATATGGCCCATTCTGTTCGTGGCCATCGCGTGCGGGGCCATCTCGGGTTGGCACAGCCTCGTGAGCAGCTCGTCCTCCTCGAAACAACTCGACATCGAGACGGATGCCCTTCCGGTTGGCGGCGGCGCGATGCTGTCCGAGGGCCTTCTCGCCCTCGCCTCCCTGATCGCGTACATGGTCCTCGCGCCGTCGTTCTTCGCAGGTCGGACGAACGTGGCCGCATGGGTGGCCGGGGCGGTCGTCCTTACCTCCCCGTTCCTCGGGAATCTCACGACGGCGGTCCTGACGACCTTCTTCGGGCTCGTGCTCATCATCTACGCCCTGACCGTCCAGGCGCTCGTCACTCGGTTCTTCCGCCTGGTGGCGGGGGAAACGTGGGCGGAGGGGCGGTTCCGTGTGTTCGGGAACAAGCACGTGTCGACGGTTGTCGGCCTCGGCGTTCCGTGGGGCTTCGCGGTCTCGGGAAGCTGGTGGGCGTTGTGGCTCTACTTCGGCGGCGCAAACCAGCTCCTTGCGGGGCTCGCGATTATGCTGATCACGATCCACCTCGCGAGGACCCGCGCGCCGACGAGATATTCGCTCATCCCGGGAGTCTTCATGATTGTCACGACGCTCGCGGCACTCGTGTGGCAGACATGGACGTTCCTGTACTCGGTCTGGCTCTACACTCAAAACGACTCTTCGTGGGTCCTCCGGAACGTCCGGGGTCCAATCCAAACGGACAAGACCTATATCCTCGTCGCGGTCGGGATCAACGCGGTCTTTGTCCTCGTAGGCGTGGTCCTGTTCGCCGTTGGTGTCTCGATGGCGATCCGGCTGTTCCGCAGTTACCGGGCCAGCGTGGCCGAAGGCCGAATTCGGGCGCCCGCTGCGGCGGACGGCGGCGAGTTAGAGAAGTGA
- a CDS encoding CaiB/BaiF CoA-transferase family protein has protein sequence MPAALEGIVVIDFTRLLPGPFCTQLLCNLGADVIKIEDPGLGDYMRAVPPTIDDTSFPFLMVNRGKRSLAVDLKTPEGQEILRRLARRADVVVEQFRPGVMTRLGVDYDGLAMMNPRLVYCSFSGYGQTGPYKDLPGHDLNFEALAGILSVTGNRDDRRPAIPGVPIADLAAGFNAALAILAALRTRDRTGRGEFIDVAIYDTAVVLMVLGLARYLATGEEPVAGETLLTGVFPFYNLYETSDGRWLAVATVEPKFWTRMCELIGAPELSDRQFAEGEARAAVAETLATKFRERSLEAWESLFAEDRLPITGVKRVPEVVVDPQVKARGLLPMVNVPGLREVQVIAHPAKHGATTTRNPARVPKKGQDTDSILRSIGYTSRQIADLTKKGVIAK, from the coding sequence ATGCCGGCCGCGCTCGAGGGGATCGTCGTGATCGATTTCACGCGCCTCCTCCCGGGCCCGTTCTGCACGCAGCTGCTCTGCAACCTCGGCGCCGACGTCATCAAGATCGAGGACCCGGGGCTTGGCGACTACATGAGGGCCGTCCCGCCGACGATCGACGACACGTCGTTTCCGTTCCTCATGGTGAACCGCGGGAAACGCTCGCTCGCGGTCGACCTGAAGACGCCGGAGGGACAGGAGATTCTTCGGCGACTGGCCCGCCGCGCGGACGTCGTCGTCGAGCAATTCCGGCCGGGCGTGATGACGCGGCTCGGCGTGGACTACGACGGGCTCGCGATGATGAATCCGAGGCTCGTGTACTGCTCCTTTTCGGGATACGGCCAGACGGGGCCGTACAAGGACCTCCCGGGCCACGACCTCAACTTCGAGGCGCTCGCCGGGATCCTGTCGGTGACGGGGAACCGGGACGACCGCCGCCCGGCGATCCCGGGCGTGCCGATCGCGGACCTCGCCGCGGGGTTCAACGCGGCCCTCGCGATCCTCGCCGCGCTCCGTACTCGGGACCGGACCGGGCGAGGCGAGTTCATCGACGTCGCGATCTACGACACCGCGGTCGTCCTCATGGTCCTCGGCCTCGCGCGGTACCTCGCGACGGGGGAGGAACCGGTGGCGGGGGAGACCCTCCTGACCGGCGTGTTCCCGTTCTACAATCTCTACGAGACGAGTGACGGACGATGGCTCGCCGTCGCAACGGTCGAGCCGAAGTTCTGGACCCGGATGTGCGAGCTGATCGGCGCGCCGGAGCTGTCCGATCGACAGTTCGCGGAAGGGGAGGCACGGGCCGCCGTCGCGGAGACGTTGGCGACGAAGTTCCGCGAGCGATCGCTCGAAGCGTGGGAGAGCCTCTTCGCCGAGGACCGACTGCCCATCACGGGCGTGAAGCGCGTCCCGGAGGTCGTGGTCGATCCTCAGGTGAAGGCACGCGGCCTGCTTCCCATGGTGAACGTCCCCGGATTGCGGGAGGTCCAAGTGATCGCGCATCCGGCGAAGCATGGCGCCACGACGACGCGGAATCCCGCGCGCGTCCCGAAGAAAGGCCAGGACACGGACTCGATCTTGCGATCCATCGGATACACCAGCCGCCAGATCGCGGATCTCACGAAGAAAGGCGTCATCGCGAAGTGA
- a CDS encoding UbiA family prenyltransferase, whose product MGDEIRVTKELYIAPSDLWELILSLGGVKFWIVAMAPLYIGWVLAQSASDRHLFINDLRVVLALLVVGPFLGTFTLLFNTYYDMRTTDQVNPRKRYVKIVEELTDPETLLLGSIGFAAIGVLLAFYISQNLIVYGGAANPTGPYVFLLLTVVLVALSLAYSHPRLHWKGVAGMDLVTNMVGFGLICPAAGWSLLRPIEQAPWWYFIAITLFLGAVYAPTTASDYESDRAFGIRTLAVRLGVERTLLTGFVLQCLAVLALAVGWTLRAFPFSAAETGAVDAMGRLWPFLGLQIAFYPFFVRRPTVGKIWALLLLLSITQGLGVLLMLFGFTGGMS is encoded by the coding sequence GTGGGCGACGAAATCCGGGTCACGAAGGAATTGTACATCGCCCCGAGCGACTTGTGGGAGCTCATCCTGTCCCTCGGCGGCGTGAAGTTCTGGATCGTCGCCATGGCGCCTCTTTACATCGGCTGGGTGCTCGCGCAATCCGCCTCGGATCGCCATCTGTTCATCAACGATCTGCGGGTCGTCCTCGCCCTACTCGTCGTCGGCCCGTTCCTCGGGACCTTCACGCTGCTCTTCAACACGTACTACGACATGCGCACGACGGACCAAGTGAATCCCCGCAAGCGATACGTGAAAATCGTCGAGGAGCTCACGGATCCGGAGACGCTCCTCCTCGGCTCGATCGGATTCGCGGCGATCGGCGTGCTCTTGGCATTCTACATCTCCCAGAACCTGATCGTGTACGGCGGCGCGGCAAACCCCACGGGCCCGTACGTCTTCCTCTTGCTGACCGTCGTCCTGGTGGCCCTCTCCCTGGCGTACTCCCATCCCCGCCTCCATTGGAAGGGCGTCGCGGGCATGGACCTCGTCACGAACATGGTGGGCTTCGGGCTGATCTGCCCCGCGGCCGGCTGGTCCCTCCTGCGCCCGATCGAACAGGCGCCGTGGTGGTATTTCATCGCGATTACGCTGTTCCTCGGCGCCGTCTACGCTCCGACGACGGCCTCGGACTACGAGAGCGACCGCGCGTTCGGGATCCGGACGCTCGCGGTGCGGCTCGGGGTGGAGCGGACGCTCCTCACCGGATTCGTGTTGCAGTGCCTCGCCGTGCTCGCGCTGGCGGTCGGATGGACGCTCCGCGCGTTTCCGTTCTCGGCCGCCGAGACGGGCGCGGTCGATGCGATGGGCCGCCTCTGGCCGTTTCTCGGTCTTCAGATCGCCTTCTATCCGTTCTTCGTTCGACGTCCGACGGTCGGGAAGATCTGGGCGCTCCTCCTGTTGCTCTCGATCACGCAGGGCCTCGGCGTCCTCCTGATGCTGTTCGGGTTCACGGGCGGGATGAGCTGA
- a CDS encoding thiolase family protein, translated as MPEAVIVEAVRTPIGKRGGSLKEWRPDDLAAFALRALIDRAGIEPRLVEDVVLGCVTQVDEQGMNIGRLAPLIAGFPESVPGTSVNRMCASGLQAFNFASMEVMTGQADVVVAGGVESMSRVPLGSDGGALSPKLLEKYEIVQQGISADLVADKYHVTREQMDEFSLWSHRKAIRAIDEGRFKKEIEPVPVLDENGNKRMFDTDEHPRRNTSLEKLASLPPAFKPDGRITAGNSSGINDGACALLITNPETAKELKLEPRARLISTGVAGTNPTIMLDGTIPAIRKALARVDLKPDDIDLWEVNEAFASVPLATRDTIGFDDAKLNVNGGAIGLGHPLGMSGARLIITMLHEMDRQDVRRGLATLCIGFGMGVATIIERPR; from the coding sequence ATGCCCGAGGCCGTGATCGTCGAGGCGGTGCGCACCCCGATCGGGAAGCGGGGCGGCTCCCTCAAAGAATGGCGGCCCGACGACTTGGCCGCATTCGCGCTGCGGGCCCTCATCGACCGCGCGGGCATCGAGCCGAGGCTCGTCGAGGACGTCGTCCTGGGCTGCGTCACGCAGGTCGACGAGCAGGGGATGAACATCGGACGGCTCGCGCCGCTCATCGCCGGATTCCCGGAGTCCGTGCCGGGCACGAGCGTGAACCGGATGTGCGCCTCCGGACTGCAGGCGTTCAACTTCGCGTCGATGGAAGTCATGACGGGCCAGGCGGACGTCGTCGTCGCGGGCGGCGTCGAGTCGATGTCCCGCGTGCCGCTCGGCTCGGACGGCGGCGCCTTGAGCCCGAAGCTCCTCGAGAAATACGAGATCGTGCAACAGGGGATCTCGGCCGACCTCGTGGCGGACAAGTACCACGTGACGCGAGAGCAGATGGACGAGTTCTCCCTGTGGTCGCACCGCAAGGCGATCCGCGCGATCGACGAGGGCCGGTTCAAGAAAGAGATCGAGCCCGTCCCCGTGCTGGACGAGAACGGCAACAAGCGGATGTTCGACACGGACGAGCACCCTCGACGAAATACGTCCCTGGAGAAGCTCGCGTCCCTCCCGCCCGCCTTCAAGCCGGACGGACGGATCACGGCGGGCAACTCGAGCGGCATCAACGACGGCGCGTGCGCGCTCCTGATCACGAATCCGGAGACGGCGAAGGAGCTCAAGCTGGAGCCCCGCGCGCGGCTCATTTCCACGGGCGTCGCCGGCACGAACCCGACGATCATGCTCGACGGCACGATCCCTGCGATCCGCAAGGCGCTCGCGCGCGTGGATCTCAAGCCGGACGACATCGACCTCTGGGAGGTCAACGAGGCGTTCGCCAGCGTCCCGCTCGCGACGCGCGACACGATCGGTTTCGACGACGCAAAGCTGAACGTGAACGGCGGGGCGATTGGCCTGGGCCATCCGCTCGGGATGAGCGGCGCCCGCCTCATCATCACGATGCTCCACGAGATGGACCGTCAGGACGTCCGCCGGGGCCTCGCGACCCTGTGCATCGGCTTCGGCATGGGCGTCGCGACAATCATCGAGCGGCCCAGGTGA
- a CDS encoding enoyl-CoA hydratase-related protein, with the protein MKIAVIGAGEMGHGIAELAALHGHDVRMRDIKQEYLDRGMERIRWSLGKLVEKSQIRQADADAALARIRATLDLREACHDADVAIEAVFEDAELKKKVFRELDAAAPEKTILASNTSALPITNMALATKRPQKVVGMHFFNPPMLMPLIEVIRADPTSDATLAAAVELTKSLGKTPIVVRKDVPGFITTRVLGPYFEEAAWIHEQEGIPIEAIDAAMRFRAGFPMGPFELADQVGVDVLHHLIVNANRPMPKAVQALVDAKKVGRKAGAGFYAYADGRPKLTPEMGATFEPIRILAPMINEAAELVSMDVASPAEIDEAMRLGTAFPKGPLATADDLGIDVVLAALKGHARSKPAKILADMVARGDLGVKSGKGFYEHRDDDAMTKYETLLVTTDAASMVATVTLNRPDRLNTLSPQVFDELDQSLRELDRNGDVRCVVITGAGDRAFSAGADLTSFSDISKAFKVWQFSRRAEEVFSRLANFPKPTIAAINGHCFGGGLELAIACDFRIAAKRAKLGQTEVNLGLVPGAGGSQRLVRILGQPKAKELVFLGSRLAAEEAASIGLVTKTVENEAFDSEVRAFAEKLAKQAPIAIRLAKALLNRSGDVPIDAALEMEAMAFGLVASTEDIYEGLQAFMEKREPKFKGE; encoded by the coding sequence ATGAAGATCGCGGTGATCGGCGCGGGGGAGATGGGCCACGGCATCGCGGAGCTCGCGGCCCTCCATGGCCACGACGTCCGGATGCGGGACATCAAGCAAGAATACCTCGACCGCGGGATGGAGCGGATCCGTTGGTCGCTGGGGAAGCTCGTCGAGAAGAGCCAGATCCGCCAGGCCGATGCCGACGCGGCCCTCGCGCGCATCCGCGCGACGCTCGATCTTCGGGAGGCGTGCCACGACGCCGACGTCGCGATCGAGGCGGTGTTCGAAGATGCCGAGCTAAAGAAGAAAGTGTTCCGGGAGCTCGACGCCGCCGCTCCGGAGAAGACGATCCTCGCCTCGAATACGTCCGCGTTGCCGATCACGAACATGGCCCTCGCGACGAAGCGGCCGCAGAAGGTCGTCGGCATGCACTTCTTCAACCCGCCGATGCTCATGCCGCTCATCGAGGTCATCCGCGCCGACCCGACCAGCGACGCGACGCTCGCCGCGGCGGTCGAGCTGACGAAGTCTCTGGGCAAGACGCCGATCGTCGTGCGGAAGGACGTCCCCGGGTTCATCACGACCAGGGTCCTCGGTCCGTACTTCGAGGAGGCCGCATGGATCCACGAGCAGGAAGGCATTCCCATCGAGGCGATCGACGCCGCGATGCGATTCCGCGCGGGGTTCCCGATGGGGCCGTTCGAGCTGGCGGACCAGGTCGGCGTGGACGTCCTGCACCATCTGATCGTGAATGCGAACCGGCCGATGCCGAAGGCCGTGCAGGCGCTCGTCGACGCGAAGAAGGTCGGCCGCAAGGCCGGAGCGGGCTTCTACGCGTACGCCGACGGCCGGCCGAAGCTCACGCCCGAGATGGGGGCGACGTTCGAGCCGATCCGGATCCTCGCGCCGATGATCAACGAGGCCGCGGAACTCGTGTCGATGGACGTCGCGAGCCCGGCCGAGATCGACGAGGCGATGCGTCTCGGGACGGCATTCCCGAAGGGCCCGCTCGCGACTGCGGACGATCTCGGAATCGACGTCGTCCTAGCAGCGCTAAAAGGACACGCGCGCTCCAAGCCCGCGAAAATCCTCGCGGACATGGTGGCCCGCGGGGACCTTGGCGTGAAGTCCGGCAAGGGATTCTACGAGCATCGAGACGATGATGCCATGACGAAGTACGAAACGCTCCTCGTGACGACGGACGCGGCGAGCATGGTGGCGACCGTGACGTTGAATCGACCCGACCGCCTGAACACGCTGAGCCCGCAGGTCTTCGACGAGCTCGATCAGTCGCTCCGCGAGCTCGACCGCAATGGGGACGTGCGGTGCGTCGTCATCACCGGGGCCGGCGACCGAGCATTCAGCGCCGGCGCCGACCTGACTTCGTTCAGCGACATCTCGAAGGCGTTCAAGGTCTGGCAGTTCTCCCGCCGCGCCGAGGAAGTCTTCAGCCGCCTGGCGAATTTCCCGAAGCCGACAATCGCCGCGATCAACGGCCATTGCTTCGGCGGCGGCCTTGAGCTCGCCATCGCATGTGACTTCCGGATCGCTGCGAAGCGCGCGAAGCTCGGACAGACGGAGGTCAACCTCGGCCTCGTCCCCGGAGCCGGCGGGAGCCAACGGCTCGTCCGCATCCTCGGACAACCGAAAGCGAAGGAGCTGGTGTTCCTCGGCTCGCGACTCGCTGCAGAGGAGGCGGCCTCCATCGGCCTCGTCACGAAGACGGTGGAGAACGAAGCGTTCGACTCGGAGGTCCGCGCCTTTGCGGAAAAGCTCGCGAAGCAGGCGCCCATCGCGATCCGCCTCGCGAAGGCGCTCCTGAACCGCAGCGGCGACGTACCGATTGACGCGGCGCTGGAGATGGAGGCGATGGCGTTCGGCCTGGTCGCATCGACGGAGGACATCTACGAAGGCCTGCAGGCGTTCATGGAGAAGCGGGAACCGAAGTTCAAGGGCGAGTGA
- a CDS encoding uracil-DNA glycosylase, with protein sequence MASDDLGRLTSEIVACRRCPRLVRYREGVARTKRAAFRDWTYWGRPVPGFGDPQARVLVVGLAPAAHGGNRTGRAFTGDRSGEWLYRALYRAGFANQPTSVSRDDGLALHDCYIVAAVRCAPPQNKPSHVEFARCQPFIEREIALLPNLRVVVALGAVAMDAFLRAWRALGHNVPTPRPKFRHAGRWSIPPVTLLASYHPSQRNTQTKLLTEAMLDSIFRTASVLISSNSQDWKGLSKAGRRPPVAA encoded by the coding sequence ATGGCCTCCGACGACCTCGGGCGTCTGACCTCCGAGATCGTCGCTTGCCGCCGGTGCCCACGGCTCGTGCGGTACCGCGAGGGCGTGGCCCGCACGAAGCGCGCCGCGTTCCGCGACTGGACGTATTGGGGACGCCCGGTGCCGGGCTTCGGCGATCCACAGGCGCGGGTGCTCGTCGTTGGCCTCGCGCCGGCGGCCCATGGCGGGAATCGCACGGGGCGAGCGTTCACGGGCGACCGCAGCGGCGAGTGGCTGTATCGCGCACTCTACCGCGCAGGGTTCGCGAACCAGCCCACGTCGGTGTCCCGGGACGACGGACTCGCGCTGCACGATTGCTACATCGTCGCGGCGGTCCGGTGCGCACCGCCGCAGAACAAGCCGAGTCATGTGGAGTTTGCCCGCTGCCAGCCGTTCATAGAGCGGGAGATCGCACTCCTTCCGAACTTGCGTGTGGTCGTCGCCCTTGGCGCGGTGGCGATGGACGCCTTCCTGCGCGCGTGGCGGGCCCTAGGCCACAACGTCCCCACGCCGCGACCGAAGTTCCGCCATGCCGGTCGCTGGTCCATTCCGCCGGTCACCCTGCTCGCCTCTTATCATCCAAGCCAACGGAACACACAGACGAAGCTCCTCACGGAAGCGATGCTCGACAGCATCTTCAGGACTGCGAGCGTCCTGATCTCATCCAACAGCCAAGATTGGAAAGGTCTTTCCAAAGCGGGACGGCGCCCTCCCGTGGCCGCCTGA